Proteins from a single region of Ogataea parapolymorpha DL-1 chromosome IV, whole genome shotgun sequence:
- a CDS encoding Glucose starvation modulator protein 1: MTKRLPLEVKLSRKATRVACEFCHRKHLQCNDARPCANCTKRGLADSCRDSVRKKKSVYRDGSRTQSSRQSSVASQDAPLEGFDSLPFVFAPDPRNFESTMANDEYAQLTDLLNTNPPSPTDDFVDFEEDKEFRPFIEINIETLTMRSSYPNNETPNSYVYNEWHSAMPNLAREVPAVPEQDEFYVAPILVRQHVKHPDDIYLTQLIKPYRYPRAYHALISYLKQRFSKGQLIEIAKCMAKYRPSFISATKSLHENDLLFTEHSFQRSLLEYEHLIALSPSPIAIWRRTGEIVALTDTFAVMTGYSRKALLSKRTFIVELMDDESTIKYFRSFSELAFGDLNATYLTDCNLRKAEDRNYLRCCCIWTIKRDVFDIPMLIVGQFLPVLDRVS, encoded by the coding sequence ATGACCAAACGTCTTCCCCTCGAGGTCAAGCTCTCGCGCAAGGCCACGCGCGTCGCCTGCGAGTTCTGCCACCGCAAGCACCTCCAGTGCAATGATGCGCGCCCGTGCGCGAACTGCACCAAGCGGGGGCTCGCAGACTCGTGCCGGGACTCGGTgcgcaagaaaaaaagcgTCTACAGAGACGGCTCACGCACGCAGTCGAGCAGACAGTCGTCTGTGGCGTCGCAGGACGCGCCGCTCGAAGGCTTTGACTCGCTGCCCTTCGTGTTTGCCCCGGACCCGCGCAACTTTGAGTCGACGATGGCCAACGACGAGTACGCGCAGCTGACCGACCTGCTCAACACAAACCCGCCCTCGCCTACGGACGACTTTGTCGATTTCgaggaggacaaggagTTTCGGCCGTTCATCGAGATCAACATCGAGACGCTGACGATGCGGTCGTCGTACCCGAACAACGAGACCCCGAACTCGTACGTGTACAACGAGTGGCACTCGGCGATGCCGAACCTTGCCCGCGAGGTGCCCGCGGTGCCCGAGCAGGACGAATTCTACGTCGCGCCGATCCTGGTGCGCCAGCACGTGAAGCACCCAGACGATATTTATTTGACCCAGCTGATCAAGCCGTACCGGTATCCTCGCGCGTACCACGCACTGATCTCGTACTTGAAGCAGCGGTTCAGCAAGGGCCAGCTGATCGAGATTGCCAAGTGCATGGCCAAGTACAGGCCGTCGTTCatttctgccaccaaatcGCTGCATGAGAACGATCTGCTGTTCACAGAGCACTCGTTCCAGCGGTCGCTGCTGGAATACGAGCATCTGATTGCGCTATCACCGTCGCCGATCGCAATCTGGCGCCGCACGGGCGAGATCGTCGCGCTCACAGACACGTTTGCCGTCATGACGGGCTACTCGCGCAAGGCGCTGCTGTCGAAACGCACTTTCATTGTCGAGCtgatggacgacgagagcACGATCAAGTACTTCCGCAGCTTCAGCGAGCTGGCGTTTGGCGACCTCAACGCTACGTACCTCACCGACTGCAACCTGCGCAAGGCGGAGGATCGCAACTACCtacgctgctgctgcatctgGACCATCAAGCGCGACGTGTTCGACATCCCGATGCTCATTGTCGGGCAGTTTTTACCGGTCTTGGATAGGGTTTCGTAG
- a CDS encoding 60S ribosomal protein L4-B → MSTPQVSVVSLDGKATSSSLPLPAVFKAPIRPDIVHSVFTRVNKNKRQAYAVAENAGHQTSAESWGTGRAVARIPRVGGGGTHRSGQAAFGNMCRGGRMFAPTKIWRRWHVKVNLNEKRYATASAIAATAVQSLVLARGHRVEEIPQIPLVVSSDLESVTKTKEAVAVLKAVGAHKDVVKVIKSKKMRAGKGKLRGRRFTQRRGPLIVYGEDKGLVKAFRNLPGVETAPVTALGLLQLAPGAHLGRFVIWTESAFAALDSVYQSKSGYALPANIVSNTDVTRLINSAEIQAVVRPAGQATQKRTHVLKKNPLKNKQVLLRLNPYAKAFSEKKLGSAKADNKPGKPSKGQFLDVLRSN, encoded by the coding sequence ATGTCCACTCCTCAAGTTTCCGTCGTCAGCCTCGACGGCAAGGCCacttccagctctctgcCGCTCCCAGCCGTGTTCAAGGCTCCTATCAGACCAGACATTGTCCACTCCGTCTTCACCAGAgtcaacaagaacaagagaCAGGCTTACGCCGTCGCTGAGAACGCTGGTCACCAGACCTCTGCCGAGTCCTGGGGTACCGGTAGAGCCGTTGCCAGAATCCCAAGAGTTGGCGGTGGTGGAACCCACAGATCCGGCCAAGCTGCTTTCGGTAACATGTGCAGAGGCGGTCGTATGTTCGCTCCAACCAAGATCTGGAGAAGATGGCACGTCAAGGTCAATCTCAACGAGAAGAGATACGCCACTGCTTCTGCCATTGCTGCCACTGCTGTGCAATCTCTTGTTCTGGCCAGAGGCCACAGAGTCGAGGAAATTCCTCAGATTCCATTGGTTGTCTCTTCCGACCTTGAGTCCGTCACCAAGACCAAGGAGGCTGTTGCTGTCCTGAAGGCTGTCGGTGCCCACAAGGACGTCGTCAAGGTcatcaagtccaagaagATGAGAGCCGGTAAGGGTAAGCTGAGAGGCAGAAGATTCACCCAAAGAAGAGGTCCATTGATTGTCTACGGCGAGGACAAGGGTCTTGTCAAGGCTTTCAGAAACCTGCCAGGTGTCGAGACCGCTCCAGTCACCGCTCTGGGTCTGTTGCAACTGGCTCCAGGTGCCCACTTGGGAAGATTTGTCATCTGGACCGAGTCTGCCTTTGCTGCTCTGGACTCTGTCTACCAGTCCAAATCCGGCTACGCTCTGCCAGCCAACATTGTCTCCAACACGGACGTCACCAGATTGATTAATTCCGCTGAGATCCAGGCTGTTGTTAGACCGGCTGGCCAGGCCACCCAGAAGAGAACTCAcgttctgaagaagaacccATTGAAGAACAAGCAGGTTCTGCTGAGACTCAACCCATACGCCAAGGCATTCTCCGAGAAGAAGCTTGGATCTGCCAAGGCCGACAACAAGCCAGGCAAGCCATCTAAGGGCCAGTTCTTGGACGTGTTGAGAAGTAACTAG
- a CDS encoding RING finger protein translates to MSASEFEYESEEEYASSVSFDELEALSLTDSVHYTHKNRQTANGLSTHRMRYKPVEADEIEGQLKAHIRDVDSILQIGEDDCAVLMLKYEWNEQKLLEDFTTKEPGNLRRECGLATDTGVVSGLVETAGPEFMCAICCSEGPVETFRLSWCDHRYCVDCYVRYVRGSQTGLVKCPDTACRLYVRPGELAQLSAIDEQRALQKEEQERQEQRQNLGGPLTSEQIMAKYQKVASESSDEEDAESEDGEESTDDALFNFHERHIRQQRLEKQERRNKVLLSRYWYAVVLQYTKKHARTFRNCPAVDCECFIEYRGFDSDVISSVEEYVAHKYIPIVQCANGHRFCFACTSEDHAPATCAVVRKWIQTCADETETSHWITANTKDCPKCSSPIEKNGGCNHMTCGECHYQFCWICLGDWSRHKNNFVCTSFDDEEAKKEREKQETSRVSLKKYLFYFDLFEIHRVSLKKDTEFLAKLEYKVQEIQQRAKVSWIEAHFYRESIDTLLRCRITLMWSYALMFYLESSKEKGMLEKTQSNLSNHVEALSKLFEITPTENVIKKKEMFLTKANALKTSHEKCIEIFMESLVLNRIKFVSDIE, encoded by the coding sequence ATGTCCGCCAGCGAGTTTGAGTACGAGTCTGAGGAAGAGTACGCGAGCTCTGTGTCgttcgacgagcttgagGCGCTGTCTCTGACAGATTCTGTGCACTACACGCACAAGAACAGACAGACGGCGAACGGCCTGAGCACGCATCGCATGCGGTACAAGCCCGTGGAGGcggacgagatcgagggCCAGCTCAAGGCGCATATCAGGGACGTCGACAGCATTCTGCAGATCGGCGAGGACGACTGCGCCGTGCTGATGCTCAAGTACGAGTGGAACGAGcagaagctgctggaggactTCACTACAAAAGAGCCGGGTAACCTGCGTCGAGAGTGCGGGCTCGCGACAGACACGGGGGTGGTGTCTGGGCTGGTGGAGACGGCCGGGCCGGAGTTTATGTGTGCGATCTGCTGCAGCGAGGGCCCCGTCGAAACGTTCCGGCTCTCGTGGTGTGATCATCGATACTGCGTGGATTGCTATGTGCGCTATGTTAGAGGCAGCCAGACCGGGCTGGTGAAGTGTCCCGACACTGCTTGTCGTCTGTATGTGCGGCCGGgcgagctggcgcagctgaGTGCGATTGACGAGCAGAGAGCGCTGCAAAAGGAAGAGCAAGAGCGGCAGGAACAGAGACAGAACTTGGGTGGTCCGTTGACCTCGGAGCAAATCATGGCCAAATACCAGAAAGTGGCAAGCGAGAGttctgacgaggaggatgcAGAGTCTGAGGACGGCGAGGAGAGCACCGACGACGCGCTGTTCAATTTCCACGAGCGCCATATTCGACAACAGcggctcgaaaaacagGAACGGCGCAACAAAGTGCTTCTGTCGCGCTATTGGTACGCGGTGGTACTCCAGTACACAAAGAAGCATGCCCGGACGTTTAGAAACTGTCCCGCTGTCGACTGCGAGTGTTTCATCGAGTACAGGGGGTTCGATTCGGAcgtgatcagctctgtGGAGGAGTACGTCGCACACAAGTATATCCCCATCGTGCAGTGTGCCAATGGACATCGGTTCTGCTTTGCGTGCACGAGCGAGGACCATGCGCCAGCCACGTGTGCTGTGGTTCGTAAATGGATCCAGACCTGTGCAGACGAGACTGAGACGTCGCATTGGATCACGGCAAACACTAAGGACTGTCCCAAATGTTCTTCGCCAATTGAGAAAAACGGAGGCTGCAACCACATGACCTGCGGAGAGTGCCACTACCAGTTCTGTTGGATCTGTCTGGGCGATTGGAGTCGTCACAAAAACAACTTTGTGTGCACAAGcttcgacgacgaagaagcCAAGAAGGAGCGCGAGAAACAGGAAACGTCACGAGTGTCGCTCAAAAAATACCTGTTTTATTTCGACCTGTTTGAGATCCACCGCGTCTCACTTAAAAAAGACACAGAGTTTCttgccaagctggagtACAAAGTCCAGGAAATACAGCAACGGGCTAAAGTGTCGTGGATCGAGGCCCACTTTTACCGCGAGTCGATCGATACCCTGCTGAGATGCCGTATCACGCTGATGTGGTCGTATGCCCTAATGTTCTATCTCGAAAGCTCAAAGGAGAAGGGCatgctggagaaaacaCAGAGTAACCTTTCCAATCATGTGGAAGCCCTCTCCAAACTGTTCGAGATCACCCCAACAGAGAACGTgatcaaaaagaaggaaatGTTCCTCACCAAAGCTAATGCTCTTAAAACCTCACACGAGAAATGCATTGAAATATTTATGGAATCGCTGGTACTCAACCGTATCAAGTTTGTTTCCGATATCGAATAG
- a CDS encoding Myristoylated serine/threonine protein kinase involved in vacuolar protein sorting encodes MGAQLSLLSPTAQTIAVSAYIDYLNDVQYSKPLSSTRFLKTIKCLDKEGAVVVKLLIKPSTELNLEAWVRELEQLRVNLLDLPNVLPFEKIIDSQRAGYLIRPYIRYNLYDRISIRPFLEPIERKWIVYQLLVGLSRMHQKNVYHGDLKTENVLMTSWNWCLISDFAVFKPVYLPENNPSQFSFYFDTSQRHTCYVAPERFLASDKEVDEHPDAKLTWQMDIFSLGCAIAEIYLEGLSIFTLAQLFKYKKGEYQPNLDSIDDINVRRLIQSMIALDPGQRLRAQDCLTQFRRSVFPDHFYTFLHPYMRKLSDITEVSDPFRSCDVRIARVYNDFDKISLYLGFKHQYDDDKKHVTDTMIPVRLQLPGMNDHVPKPTNEVFKASNDCASLILLSLVLHSVRNSTHSSFRVQACDIILSFAEQLHDEAKLDRCLPYLVYMLDDPSEDVQSAALRCLTQLLAMVDVITPVNAYIFPEYVLPKLQQFLKRTYQDTAQPEAGRYLRSVFAGCLPYLARTARRFYEMATLFSVQPQHAASDEFAIENDLQLEKSFKNMVVEFESLVVQILTDQDSFVRISLLKNILPLAAFFGKDRTNDIILSHLITYLNDKNPNIRLGFVASIVPISIFVGIVSLEQYILPLLVQSLNDADELVVIGVIKTFTELCKLGLVRKVHYWDLVKLTIRLLLHPNETIRQAVLDLVVAVGSSLSLADLYCMLYPIIRPFFQDELTEFSWESLYISAQQPISPAVYTLAQAWSLKQDQSLFWQRVEASHRRGDLFNTSGIAFLRKNVSQSSLHRFHGVDDMAVVANNEVPLSQSDLQHVERLKSVGMADSELWKVATLRSYIYKIARTNSQQNISADVSKPNVLPRTVFFDVLHRSEVVPSEDPVPGPLNGSAASSAPRKASALLYGTAVKADPLTFTSSRAVHGETTSLPPSTPVSVEESSSVQKITTKIKHSYSGTNPYILKFLGSMSFEPTLDDYNEFGGPATAYELPETREKSLVSGTLISRLVEHKAAITGLEVSPDHKFFVSSDESGELKLWDSARLETNVTGSSTLAVNLESPIVAIKFMPNRYCLAVATKDGYIKIFRIEFANTHRRHSSAKTSLIRHYKLDRTDRYALQLGFCWRAEKPLLVATTPTSKLLGLDVRTMKPVFSLQCNLSHGIPTALAVDESQGWAVVGTSKGILDLWDLNFEISLKSAKFRGSSFPIHRIETLPSEYSPNGRKSRYIAVIGGSGDADVTVWDVARLQPRQVFCCSSVSSTIETYIVTELGNENDSLDDQLAQLELSDELITADKSCTALKCAGGVMVSAAADNQLTVWDLGEPERSCLVGNVAAASFVATQINSNLMFVSERRTDQKRTAAAVGHRDRVLHIAWVCLPYEMLVSGDRSGTINVYR; translated from the coding sequence ccTTTCGCGCATGCACCAGAAAAACGTGTACCATGGCGATCTCAAAACAGAAAATGTGCTGATGACGTCCTGGAACTGGTGTCTGATCAGTGACTTTGCTGTGTTTAAGCCTGTCTATCTGCCAGAGAACAACCCCTCGCAGTTTTCGTTCTACTTTGATACCAGCCAGCGCCACACGTGCTATGTTGCTCCCGAGCGGTTTCTTGCTTCTGACAAAGAAGTCGACGAGCATCCGGACGCCAAACTGACCTGGCAAATGGACATTTTCTCGCTGGGGTGTGCCATTGCCGAGATCTATCTCGAGGGTCTCTCAATCTTCACGCTTGCGCAGCTGTTCAAGTACAAAAAAGGCGAATACCAGCCGAACCTGGACAGCATAGACGACATCAACGTGCGCAGACTGATCCAAAGCATGATTGCTCTTGACCCTGGGCAGCGGCTCCGTGCGCAGGATTGTCTGACCCAGTTTCGTCGCTCAGTGTTTCCCGACCATTTTTACACGTTTTTGCATCCCTATATGAGGAAACTCAGCGACATTACAGAGGTGAGCGATCCGTTTCGCAGCTGCGACGTGCGCATTGCGCGCGTTTACAACGATTTCGACAAAATCTCGCTATATTTAGGCTTCAAGCACCAatacgacgacgacaagaaACATGTCACAGATACAATGATTCCTGTTCGTTTGCAGCTGCCCGGCATGAACGACCATGTGCCCAAACCGACTAATGAGGTTTTCAAGGCCTCGAACGACTGCGCTTCTTTAATTTTGCTGTCCTTGGTACTGCATAGCGTGCGAAACTCCACGCATTCATCGTTCAGAGTGCAGGCCTGCGACATCATTCTCTCCTTTGCAGAACAGCTCCACGACGAGGCAAAGCTGGACAGATGTCTGCCGTATCTGGTGTACATGCTGGACGATCCGAGCGAAGACGTCCAGAGCGCTGCTCTGCGGTGTTTGACCCAGCTTCTGGCCATGGTGGACGTGATTACACCCGTCAACGCTTACATCTTCCCGGAATACGTTCTTCCCAAGTTGCAGCAATTTCTCAAGCGCACGTATCAGGATACCGCGCAGCCGGAGGCCGGCAGATACCTGCGGTCTGTTTTTGCGGGTTGTCTGCCCTACTTGGCGCGGACCGCGCGCCGGTTCTACGAAATGGCCACGCTTTTCAGCGTGCAACCGCAACACGCGGCGTCCGACGAGTTTGCGATCGAGAACGACCtgcagctggaaaaatcaTTCAAGAACATGGTGGTGGAGTTTGAGTCGCTCGTGGTGCAGATCCTCACCGACCAGGACTCATTTGTGCGCATAtcgctgctgaaaaatattctaCCCCTTGCAGCATTTTTCGGCAAAGACAGGACTAACGACATTATTCTGAGCCATCTCATCACATACCTCAATGATAAGAACCCCAATATCCGGCTCGGCTTTGTCGCCAGCATCGTGCCCATCTCTATTTTCGTCGGCATTGTCAGTTTGGAGCAGTATATTCTGCCGCTCTTAGTGCAATCGCTGAACGAcgccgacgagctggtcgtcATCGGTGTTATCAAGACTTTCACGGAGCTCTGCAAACTTGGACTCGTGCGCAAAGTCCACTACTGGGACCTTGTCAAGCTCACGATCcgtctgctgctgcatccAAATGAGACCATCAGACAGGCGGTactcgatctcgttgtGGCTGTCGGTTCTAGTCTGTCGCTTGCAGACCTCTACTGCATGCTCTACCCGATCATCAGGCCGTTTTTCCAGGACGAATTGACCGAGTTTTCGTGGGAGTCGCTCTATATCAGTGCCCAGCAGCCGATCTCGCCCGCCGTATACACACTGGCGCAAGCTTGGTCCCTGAAACAGGACCAGTCGCTGTTTTGGCAGCGTGTAGAGGCGTCGCACCGCCGCGGAGACCTGTTCAACACGTCGGGCATCGCGTTTCTGCGCAAAAACGTGTCCCAGAGTTCGCTGCACCGCTTCCATGGCGTCGACGACATGGCGGTGGTGGCCAACAACGAGGTGCCGCTGAGCCAGAGCGATCTGCAGCACGTCGAGCGGCTCAAGTCCGTGGGAATGGCCGACTCGGAGCTCTGGAAAGTGGCGACGCTGCGCTCCTACATCTACAAAATCGCACGGACCAATAGCCAGCAAAATATTTCTGCCGACGTATCCAAGCCCAACGTGCTCCCACGAACCGTGTTCTTCGATGTCTTACACCGCTCGGAGGTGGTTCCGAGCGAGGACCCTGTGCCAGGACCCCTGAACGGCTCTGCGGCATCGTCTGCTCCAAGAAAGGCGTCTGCTCTGCTGTACGGTACTGCCGTCAAGGCAGACCCGCTCACATTCACCAGCAGCCGCGCAGTCCACGGCGAAACAACGTCGCTGCCGCCGTCGACGCCCGTTTCTGTCGAGGAGTCGTCCAGTGTCCAGAAAATCACCACCAAAATTAAACACAGCTACTCGGGCACAAACCCGTACATTCTCAAATTCTTGGGCAGCATGTCCTTCGAGCCCACTTTGGACGACTACAACGAGTTCGGCGGACCTGCCACGGCATACGAACTGCCGGAAACTCGCGAGAAATCGCTGGTGTCTGGAACACTGATCTCCCGGCTCGTGGAGCACAAGGCGGCCATCACGGGCCTCGAAGTTTCTCCAGACCACAAGTTTTTCGtctccagcgacgagtccGGCGAGCTCAAGCTGTGGGATTCTGCGCGACTCGAGACAAACGTCACCGGGTCGTCGACGCTGGCCGTTAACCTGGAATCACCAATTGTGGCTATTAAATTTATGCCAAATAGATACTGTCTCGCGGTAGCCACCAAGGACGGCTACATTAAGATTTTTCGAATTGAGTTTGCAAATACGCACAGACGGCACTCGTCCGCCAAAACGAGCCTCATCAGACACTACAAGCTCGACAGGACCGACAGGTATGCACTGCAGCTCGGGTTCTGCTGGCGGGCTGAAAAACCGCTTCTGGTGGCCACCACGCCAACATCCAagcttcttggccttgatgtACGCACCATGAAGCCTGTTTTTTCGCTGCAGTGCAACCTGTCGCACGGGATCCCGACCGCGCTCGCCGTGGACGAGTCGCAGGGCTGGGCCGTTGTCGGCACGTCAAAGGGTATCTTGGACCTGTGGGACTTGAACTTTGAGATCTCACTGAAGAGCGCAAAATTCCGCGGATCGAGCTTCCCGATCCACCGCATCGAGACTTTGCCGTCAGAGTACTCGCCGAACGGCAGAAAGTCCAGATACATAGCCGTGATTGGCGGCTCTGGCGACGCAGACGTCACTGTCTGGGACGTGGCACGCCTGCAGCCGCGACAGgttttctgctgctccagcgTGTCCTCCACGATCGAAACGTACATCGTGACCGAGCTGGGCAACGAGAACGATTCGCTGGACGAccagctggcgcagctcGAGCTTTCTGATGAGCTAATCACCGCCGACAAaagctgcacagccttgaaaTGTGCGGGCGGGGTGATGGTGAGCGCTGCGGCAGACAACCAGCTGACTGTGTGGGACCTTGGCGAGCCCGAGCGGTCGTGTTTGGTGGGGAACGTCGCGGCGGCGTCTTTTGTGGCTACACAGATCAACTCGAACCTCATGTTTGTGAGCGAGCGACGCACAGACCAGAAACGCACGGCCGCGGCGGTCGGCCACCGCGACCGGGTGCTACACATTGCGTGGGTGTGTCTGCCGTACGAGATGCTCGTCAGCGGCGACCGCAGCGGCACCATCAACGTGTATAGGTGA
- a CDS encoding 1,4-alpha-glucan-branching enzyme: MSSTIAPLLQIDPWLEPFAAEIDHRRKLADNWLQVLQKNEGGLLKFADSYQKLGFHVNPDNSISYKEYAPNAVAACVIGDYNDWQHDKDVMTKDNYGFFNIVLPPVDGKPAIPHNSRVKILLTLPDGSKVARLSPYILRATAPPKEYNNPAYEARFWNPPTDYEFKHPRPPLPQSLKIYEAHVGISTPEPRVGTYKEFTANVLPMIKDLGYNTVQLMSVMEHAYYASFGYQVTSFYAISSRFGTPEELKELIDTAHSMGIRVLLDVVHSHASKNVEDGLNMFDGTDYCYFHSGGKGVHDQWDSRLFNYGSYETLRFLLSNLKFYLQEYKFDGFRFDGVTSMLYVHHGIGEGFSGDYNEYLSPNGSVDKESLTYMMLANDLCRQYGELENCTITTVAEDVSGYPTLCMPRSIGGVGFDYRLAMSIPDMWIKILKHLRDEDWDIAAIAHTLTNRRYKEKCIAYAESHDQALVGDKTLAFWLMDAQMYTNMSVLTELTPVVDRGIQLHKMIRLVTQSLGGEAYLNFEGNEFGHPEWLDFPRQGNGESYHYARRQFNLIKDDLLRYKFLYQFDKAMNTTESKYTWLNSEPAYVSLKNEVDKVLVYERNNKLFLFNFHPTQSFTDYRVGVETPGCYKIILNSDRSEYGGHGRIDESKSVFFTTEFPWNNRKNYIQVYLPSRCALVLALDSEIK, translated from the coding sequence ATGTCCTCCACGATTGCCCCCCTACTGCAGATCGATCCCTGGCTTGAGCCATTTGCTGCCGAAATTGACCATCGGCGCAAGCTCGCCGACAATTGGCTTCAGGTgctgcagaaaaacgaggGCGGGCTGCTCAAGTTCGCAGACTCTTATCAAAAACTGGGGTTCCATGTCAACCCTGACAACTCGATTTCCTACAAAGAGTATGCACCCAATGCCGTCGCAGCGTGCGTGATCGGCGACTACAACGACTGGCAACACGACAAGGACGTCATGACAAAGGACAATTACGGGTTCTTCAACATTGTGCTGCCTCCTGTCGATGGGAAACCTGCTATCCCGCACAATTCGAGGGTCAAGATTTTACTCACGCTGCCTGATGGCTCCAAGGTTGCGCGGCTGTCGCCGTACATTTTGCGCGCTACTGCGCCACCCAAGGAGTACAATAATCCGGCCTACGAGGCTCGTTTCTGGAACCCCCCAACAGACTACGAGTTCAAGCATCCAAGACCGCCTCTGCCGCagtcgctcaaaatttACGAAGCACACGTCGGCATCTCGACTCCTGAACCGCGCGTTGGCACCTACAAGGAGTTCACTGCCAACGTGCTGCCCATGATCAAGGACCTGGGCTACAACACCGTCCAGCTCATGTCTGTCATGGAACATGCATACTACGCTTCTTTCGGCTATCAGGTCACGTCGTTCTACGCGATCAGCTCGCGGTTTGGAACCccagaggagctgaaggagctCATCGATACGGCACACAGCATGGGTATCCGTGTTCTTCTCGACGTGGTGCACTCTCACGCGTCTAAAAATGTTGAGGACGGACTTAACATGTTTGACGGCACTGACTACTGCTACTTCCACAGCGGTGGGAAGGGTGTTCACGACCAGTGGGACTCGAGACTGTTCAACTACGGCAGCTATGAGACACTGAGGTTCCTGCTCAGCAACCTCAAATTCTACTTACAAGAGTACAAGTTCGACGGGTTCCGGTTCGATGGTGTCACCAGCATGCTGTACGTTCATCACGGAATTGGCGAAGGCTTCTCTGGAGACTACAATGAGTATCTGAGCCCCAATGGATCAGTGGACAAGGAGTCTCTCACATACATGATGCTCGCAAACGACCTTTGCCGTCAATACGGAGAGCTCGAAAACTGTACTATCACGACGGTGGCAGAGGACGTGTCCGGTTATCCAACCTTGTGTATGCCTCGTTCAATTGGAGGTGTTGGATTTGATTACAGGCTTGCAATGTCGATTCCAGACATGTGGatcaagatcctcaagcATTTAAGAGACGAAGACTGGGATATCGCTGCCATTGCGCACACTCTTACCAACAGAAGATACAAGGAAAAATGTATTGCATATGCAGAGTCTCATGACCAGGCCCTTGTCGGAGACAAGACGCTGGCATTTTGGCTCATGGACGCTCAAATGTACACTAACATGTCTGTTCTTACTGAACTTACCCCTGTTGTTGATCGCGGCATTCAGCTGCACAAGATGATCAGGCTGGTCACGCAATCGCTTGGTGGAGAAGCGTACTTGAATTTTGAGGGTAACGAGTTTGGTCATCCAGAATGGCTGGATTTCCCTCGTCAAGGAAACGGCGAGTCGTACCACTACGCAAGAAGACAATTCAATCTGATTAAGGACGATTTGCTGAGATACAAATTTTTGTACCAGTTTGACAAAGCAATGAACACCACAGAGTCGAAATACACTTGGCTGAATTCCGAGCCGGCGTACGTGTCTCTGAAAAATGAGGTAGACAAGGTGCTGGTTTACGAGCGGAACAACAAGCTGTTCTTGTTCAACTTCCATCCCACGCAATCTTTTACTGATTACAGGGTTGGTGTCGAGACTCCAGGGTGCTACAAGATCATATTAAACTCAGACCGTTCCGAATATGGCGGACATGGCCGTatcgacgagtccaaatctgtatttttcaccacTGAATTCCCATGGAATAACAGAAAGAATTATATTCAGGTTTATCTACCTTCGCGGTGCGCCCTGGTTCTTGCTTTGGACAGCGAGATCAAGTGA